ctgtctatgtgttgcttttattgattaatgaatagctttgagcctatggcaaaggcagaacagaactaggtgggaaaagctaggctgtatgctgggaggaggagggtaaagttggagagaagccatggatctgctgcctgagacagacgctggaaactttagccggtaagccacaaccacgtggcgatacatagagtactagaaatgggataaattaagatggaagagttagccaataagaagctagaggtaatgggccaaagcagtgatttaaataacacagtttctgtgtgattatttcagggctgagcagccaggacgAATAAGTAGCCTCCTTACTACACCCCCCACAGGTGACTCCACCCCCCACAGGtgactccaccccccccccacaggtgACGCTGCACTCCCAAGTCACCAGTGGCAGGAATAAACAATTAGTACTGGAATGCCAATAGCCCTTGGAAGCTTGCTCCCCTGGGACCCAGCCGCTCGCCAGAGTCACACTCCTCCCCCAGAGTAAGggagcagattaaaaaaaaaagcaagcccaAAAGTCTTAAAGAGAACCTAGTCCTGTTCCAACTGCTCTCAGGAGCCAGCTGCTCCATGCTTACAGATCTGGGGCGAGGGGGGGGGGTCCTTTAAGAGCCTTGGAGGTTCAGCAGGACCCGACTTAGCAAGAACTCAGTCCACAAGCAAGCCCAGCTCAGGAGCAATTTCCCTGTGCCATAGTACCCACAGGTTCACTGATGTTCAGGTCACTTCCTGACTGGGTCCCTTAATAATGCCACAGGAACACAAGACAAGAGGCCAGCTGAGTGAAAGATGGGAGGTTCCTCTTCCAAGGCCTCTTTTTCTTGCTTTCAATAGACCAGCAGCCCCACACCATCTCAGCCCATGGGAGTTCATCTCCCCCTATGAACTGAAGCAATGGCTAGTAACAAGCTGAGGCTAGTAACAAGCTGACGTTTCTAGAACCTGACTCCACCTCCAACAAGCCAGCCATGACAGCCCCTCCCAAGAACACCCTAGCAGGCTTGCCTAGCACCCTCCTCCTGCCTGCAATTGGCAGCACAAGGGCAGACGGCCCCCTGCCAGTCCCTCCTGCCCCCAGGCTCTCTGCTGCCCCAGACCTGTCTCTGGGAGTCTTCTTCCCCCTGCCCAGGCACCCTAAGGAGCACCCGATGAGTTGCTTGGCTCCCATCCAGCCGGGCTCTTGTTTTCCTCCGGCTTCTCGCACTCATGGGACTGAGAACAGCAACGGGGCTCACAGGCACCTGTTCTGTGGTTAAGACCTGCTCCGAGAATCACAAGGGCTGCCTTCACCCCTTTACCTCACACAGGAGGCAGATACTCCCCTCCTGCTGGCAAGCCCGTAAGTGTGCCAGAAGACGTAGGATACGAACAGGTTGTCTAGTCCTAAATCCCATCATTCTGCTGCTCATCAGACCTTCCCGGGGAGGTGTGGCAACCATTACCCAGACAAGCCAGAGGGGTTCCTGTGCCCTCCTCACCTGGCTGGGCTCCAAAGGTGCCTCTCATGCGGGCAGATGCTTCCAGGTACTGACGAAGGCCGTGGGGATGAGAGAGTAGGGCACGGTGGTGATGCAGTTCCATGTGTCCGAAGTGGGGTCGTAGCAGTCCAGGGTCTTACATCTCTGCGTCCCGAAGTAGCCTCCCACCACATACAGCTTGTTGCCCGAGGCCAGGGCGTGGCAGGACATGCGCTTGGCGGTCATGTCCCCAATCCGTGTCCACTGGTTCGTCTCGCAGTCGAAGCGGTAGGCTGAGGCCGCCGTGTACTCTGTATCACCCCCCATGATGAAGATCTGGCTGCCCAGGACAGCAGCAGCTGTGTATCGCCACGGCTGGGGACACTCTGCCTTGATGGTCCACCGGTTCTCTGAGGGATCAAAACACTGAACTTTGGACACCATGTCCCGGTGGATGCTGGTCCCTCCGAACACAAAGAGCTTCAGCTTGGCGCTCACCACAGCAGCGTTACTGACACCATCTCGCATCGGGGCCACCATGGTCCACTTATTAGCCACAGGGTCGTATTTCTCTACTTGCTTCAGGGAGACAgaaggggaggcagggaaaaTACCCGCTAGAGATGTGTGTCCCCCGACCACGTAGAGACAGTTCTCCAGCTCAGCTGAGCCATGGCCAAAGCGGGCGATCAACATGGGGGCCGCCTTGGACCACTCCTCGTGGACAGTGTCATACACCCAGACATCCTTAGAGACCCCATTCTCAGAGCCCCTGCCTCCCGTCACATAGACCTTGCAACCAATCGCTGAGGCGCTGAACTCTTTCCGGGGGCTTGGCAGATCCGCCTTGGGGATAATCTCCTTGGCTTTGTGGTCCACTTGGTAGATCTTGTCACACATGAAGGTCTGGCCTCCCAGGATGAGCAGTGTGTGACCCGCCTTTCGTGGCCGGGCAAAGGGACTGGTGACCACCCCGTCATTCTGCAAGATCTTGGTCTTGCAACGGAAGGCCTCGTCTATGATGAGTTTGGTGTGTTCGTCCCCCATGAGGAGGGCCTCCCCTGATACGGCCTCCATCAGGCAGTCCGAGGGCAGCAGGGCCAGGCGCACACTACGCAGGAGCAGTGGCAAGTGAGCCTTCCTCTGCTCGGGGTCATGCTTCACCCACTGCAGGATGGCCTCGAAGACCACACGCTCATCCTCGGTCTCCAGCTCGTCACTGGAGACGAGGTCCAGCAGCGTGTCCTTAGACAGACTGTTGAAGTCCTCGCTCTGCCGCACCGTCTCAAAGTGCACCAGGCACATGCGGCAGGAGAACTCATAGAGCCGCCGGCACTGGTGGGCGTCGGACAGCAGCATCATGCCCAGGCAGTTAGCGGGGGAAAGGTTCTTCTCGAGGAACTCGGCGGCTGCATCCCGGACATCGTGGAACTGCAGCATGTCACCGGCCTCCAGCAGCGACTCTGCGTTCTCCTCGTTGATGACGATGCGGGAGGAGTAGGCGAAGTCCAGCAGCAGTTCCAGCACCTCGGGGTGCAGGTTGTCCTGGAAGTTGACCGTATCATCCCGGCTTTCCCGCAGGCCATGGCTGAACATGGCCTCGAAGTATCGACTGGAGGCAGCCAGCACAGCACGGTGGCAGGGAAAGGCTCGGTCACCGGCCCAGAGCGTGACATCCGTGAACATGCGGTGCTTACGCAGAGTGTTGAGGTGGGCCAGCACACAGTCAGGGTGCGAGGCCTTATGGAAGAGCGAGATGTTCATGGAGCCTGTGCTGCCCCGAGATTTGCGGGTCTCGTGAACACTGACCGACATGGTGCACCAACCTGCAGGGGGAGGACACCAGCAAGAGTGAATCACCCATGGGCCCTCTGCATGCGACCTCTTCGTGCTCAACTCCAAATgtcccactctctcccttcccgcCTCTGTCCAGCTCTAGGAAACCAAGCCTTCCTTCCTGCATCTCCAAAGATGTTGCAGACAAGGCGGCCCTGGGCCTCACCCTGTCCTGCGGAGAAGACGAGCTTTGTTCTGCCAGGACTAGGCCTGTGACACACACCTCTGGTTGCAGTGGTAGGCACACACccaacctcactcaggatctacattacacaccacacacacacacacacacacacacacacacacgtattgaGCTCCAGGTATTGGCATGCCCGGCAAGATGGCCCCGTATAAAGATCCAAACTCCTTGATGCCACTGGTTAGGAACAGGGACCCTGAAGACATCTCAGCCATTACTGTGGAGCCTTGGGAAAATTAATTTACCTCGAAGCATTTTTCCTCAACGATAAAGTGCCAGCAAAAGCAGCGGCACTTCCCACTGTTTCAAGGCTCCGTGAGAAGAACATTGCGCTTACAAGAGCCTAGGAGCCCCATTGCCTCAGCCAGCTGCCTCACTGCCCCTGTGGCTGAATGAAGAAACAGGCAGGCATTCTGACCTCAGGCCATCAGCAGACTCTACTTGTTTAagtctgagtttttgtttttgtttttttttgtgtgtggtttaagacaaggtctctctatgtagccctgttaTGTCCTGGCTCCCTCTATAgagcagtctggcctcaaactcaaagacccgccagcctctgccttcccaggctaGTGtgaaaggcgtgcatcaccacgcCCAGCAAGTAGGAGTTGTTAATGACTGtactatttttatattaaaaaccaTGCGGAAGGTTCTGGTCAAGTGTGCTGGGTGTGGTCGCTCCTGGAACTGCAGTGAAGGTGGTCAAGGCTAAGGCACTAGAGGTAGTGCCCAGGCAGGGCTGCTAGGTGCCACAGGAAGTCCCAGAGGTGGAGGCCAGCGGTCAGCGTCTGGCACACAGAACCCTCACTAAGCAGACGAACTTAACTGGCATAAAACACGAGTCCCGTGACCGCGCCTGTGCCACAGACCACTCTAGACACGAGAGGATGAGCAGACATGGGGCCTCACACAGACACTTCCAGGGAAAAAGCAACCCTTTTTTATACACTTAGAACACTTATATATACTCACAAAGGGTCAGGGCCTTGGTATACACAATGCTTGCCCAACTCCCACAAGACAccacagaaacaagacaagccTTTCCCTGCAAATAAAGACTAGCCTGCTTTCCACTTCAAAATGCAAACGAAGGGGGGGGCGTGACTCAGCAGCTAAaaccactggctgttcttccagagtttgATTTCCAATAGCCACACGGTAGTTCACAACCTAGTGTAAAGTCCAGTCCGGGAGCTCTGAAGCCCTCTGCGGCCTGCGAGAGCGAGCCtgacacacacataatacacgcAGGCAAAGCATCCGCGTGGGTCGGCACTGAAGAGCAgtgctgttcctccagaggacctaaaTGCGGTTCCCAGTATCCTCATCGGGTAGCTCCAACGCCTCTGAGGGTCCCTGCGCTCATATGCACATTTCCCTACATAGCATCcgcacacacattttaaaaggttAAGAGCTGCCTTTCTTGCTGGGCCctgcagcacacgcctttaatcctggcccttggaaggcagagtcaggcggaacCGGACCTCTGtgagggaggccagcctggtgtacgcAGAaatccgggacagccagggctacatagaccctgtctccaaaaaataaagcaTAGAAACAGAATCAATTAAAATTTGGTTGATCAGAAGTGTTTATTGCTGTGGGCCATGCCAGAGGAGCAGCCAGTTTCAATTGAGGGTCCAGGTGTCAGCCCAGCAGAAGGGAATCTTCTGGTGGGCCAATCTCATTTAGGCAAGGCCTCGGGACTGGGGACCACGgaatgtcttttgtttctgttgtgtcTTTACATGTCTGCTGGGGTTCTGTTTCTCTGTATCTAGCATGGTGTGATGGACGTGGGAAGATCTCCACTGCCTGTAATACAGTGTGTTTATCTCTCGGAAACGTCCCactctactgggcatttttacctgagGATTGTCAAGATGAGCCCTCCCTAAGCTGTACCGTCTAATTTGATAATAACGACAGCTTATACAGAGTCttgatgaatataaaaataaaaacaaggatacgtttcacagccagggtctgtgagtCTCACCGAAGGCGCGGCATGGATTGTAGCTCAAGTTAATGACTAACAACTGAGTCCCAACTGCCCAGCTAGTTCAAATTTTTTCAACCTTAACGTTAGGAGACGTGTTCGTTCACAGCTCTCAGAGTGCATCACGGCTGAAACAAGCTTTTGGAAAGAACAAAGTTAgactaaaatgtttttgttaaataactCTGAGGTGAAAAaaccaagaagacaatctaaaacTTTAGAGGGCACAGAGTTCAATGAGGAACTCTTTAAGGTCAGttaacaagaacaaagcagcccaatcATTACTGGCTGACGTTCTCTCCTTGCTAGGTCTGctgatgaccaaaggtgatgagtaattccttatacccatttctgccctcaaccTCCTGATGTGAATTACTATTAGTGAATGGATATGTGTCCTAAAGACTTAAAGAAGAACTGAcggattctttttcatatataaaagtttaggtttgtgagtctttaagattccttataagattatctttcaatataacAAAGTAATAGggtctttctttgtaactgcgaaatgcagcctgccagtgaAAGACCTGCCAAAACCACCTTGCTTGCCACATGGTTAacctataacaagttgcttgggtatgaatgtatgtgggttcttgggataacttgtttttcacctgtaatacataaaatgttcaaTCCTGGGAGGGAGATGGAAAACATGCTTTTCCTTGTAATCACTCACTTGAGAAATGGAGAGCAGCTGTTTTGACTCCTGGCCTGCCTGGAAGGTTctgttgggtataaaagctgtaaaacaacataagataaaaagagagaaaataaagaagagaaagaataaagaaagaagccaTCAAGAGTTTGTGAGTGCCTTTTTCCCTAGCCCCCCTCAAAGAGAAAAGTGGGGCTTTGCCAACTCTGTGGATTCCTGTCACAGCcttgtgctgctggaggctgccCACTAGACAGCAGTAGTTATATTTTTACTGCAGacacattttattttggttttgttctgaatGTTGTTTTTAGAGaacgggctggccttgaactcagaggcctcagcttgcctcagcttcccaggtacTGACACTAAAGGCCGGTAGCACCATGCTAAGTTCTCAGCACATTTTTGATAAGATTTTGCttgctttcgagacagggtctcactcggCCTCTTCTGTGGGGCCTTCTGAGGGCGGAATCTCAGGCACAAGCCACAACTGGCTCTTGTGGAAAGCCTGAAGTGACGTCATAGAGTTAGAGGGAGATGTGCCGCCTCAGTCTGCTGCGCGGCTCTGAGCTCACACCTCTTACCCCGCCTGACCCACACCTCCCCCAGGGGAACAGGCTGACAAGGCTGTGGGTCTAGAATGGCCCTAGGAGCAGTGTTTGgaaatacatatatttcttttttcaggTCACCAAATGTTCCTACCTCAACTTTCCCACGAATAGCAGGATAGTAAACTAAAACTCACCCCTGAGTTCACCCCAACAGGGCAGGACAAACCTGCTTCCAGATCTGCTTAAGACGCACAGGAGGAGAGCCTAGCTTCCATCTGTTACTGAGGTCAAGACCAATTGTGCTGGGGTACCATGTGCTTGGCGAGCCCCTGACATCATTCCCCCATGTTGGTCAGTGAGGTCACGGGGAGCCCTATACCAGCTCCCACCCCAACCTCCCTTCCCAAAACCTGGAAAGTGAATGGAGACGGGAATGGCCTCGGGATGGGGGTCTCACTGTgtccccaggctagcctcaaactcaatgcTCAGCCTCCAGCTGCTGAGATAACAGGAATGTGAAACCACACCCTCTCCCACGGCAAACCTTCTCACTCAGCACCTGGCAATGCCAAGGGTAAGCATCCTTGAGGAAGCATGGCCACACATTAGCCTCCATAATTGAAGGTTTCAGGCTGACTGCAAATTGAGACCGTGCAGTCTCACACATTGACGGGTGCCATCAAATCCTTTCTCCACTGCAGTGGGGAAGCCTGCAACAGTTCAGGCCATGGACCTTGCTGGGCCTTACCCAGGGCAGCAGCTCTGCCTTCTCAGGGGACACACAGAGCAGGAGGGGAAGGGTCAAGGCCTGTGAAATCCAATGAGAATAGAGCAACCCTGCAGAGGATCCTGGGGATTCTGGTCAGGAGGAGGCCAACTTGTAACTGCCAAGTGGCCAAAGCCACATTGTGCTTACCAGATTTGtaagcaaatatttaaagaaataataggtttcattatTATAGTTTTCAAATACGTCATTGTACTTTGCTCATATATGCCCCTCCCACCATCCCTCCTGCTGGTCCCCTCTCTCCCCACAAAGTAAATCCCTTCATTTTCTGGCATACTCACATCAGGTAAATCCCTGGGAGGATAATGGAACATTGTCTCTCTccccagtccccacccccactgccctcTCTTGCTGGGCATTTGACATAAGTTTTAATCCTGAGACCCGAGTACACCTGCTTCAATCAGGATGGGCGAGGTTTCACGGCAGCAAACACCCCTCAAACGGCACTGTCTTGGCGGAACCACACGGCTGTGGGAAGCTTCATCTTATTGAGCTCACTCTTGGGTCACTCCCAGAGACCCAACGACATCTGTCACAAAGCCACCAGTCACTGTGTCAGAGGAGAACCCCTGACAGTGGTGATCAAAGCCTGGCCTGGAAGGACACACTGTTTTTTTGTTCCTATCTCAGTGACGAAAACCAGTCACACAACGTGACCGGCCCAGAGAAAGCCAGAGGTGGAATCTTGTCATTCACCCACCATCTGTAACCCCGATGACTAGACAGGACTGCTAATGGGGAGCCCTGTGTGCCAACTTTTCTAACCCGACAAGGCAATTGCATCTGCATGAGTTGCGAAAGCAAGCAGAGATGTTAGGAAATTCATCCAGAGGCCCACAGAGACTGGAACAGGGCCAGGTCTCTGGCTTGGGTCCCTGTAACTTCCCCATGTGACCCCAACACTACAAGGTTGAGAAAGACGTGGCATTAGACTCAGGTCTGACTTAACTTTCCCCTGAACCACAGGGTTGGAGAGGAAGGCCTTAGCCTGGCTTGTCACCAGACTCTCATATCAGGACATGTCTCTCCTCCCACAAAGCAACCTTTCTCGCCCAGGCTCTGTCTAGTTAGGACAGTTAACTTTGAAGAAAGTGTGCCCTCTGCCCCAAGACAGCCATAGCAGTAATGGATTCACTTCTGTCCTGAGCTCTGTGACAAGTAGGAAGCTGCTTCCGGACACTGTGCTCTGTGTTTAAAATGCTGCCTGGGGGACAGGTTAGGACAGCTGCCCAGAGTTTAACACCCAACCCAAGAGGACGTGTGGTATTGGCCAGCTTCTCACCAATACGCTTTGTACAAAAGCTGTCGGACCCTCATGCCCAGCCACGTGTCAGTTCAAGACCCTCAGTGGCCACCTCTGCCTGCCTGGTATCCTGCCTAGGCCAACACGCTCACTCAGGAGCTCCACCATAAAGGACAAAGTGACAGTAATGAGTAAGATTGACAATGACAATGTCTAGAACAATATCCCTGAACCATGGAGGtgagtggagagggaggaggcaggtAGGGTAGTCCCCCCCCATTTTGGGGCAAAGATCCAttcttgaacaacaacaacaacaaaaataccccatgggctagagagatggctcagaggttaagagcattgcctgctctttcaaaggtcctgagttcaattcccagcaaccacatggtggctcacaaccatctgtaatgaggtctggtgccctcttctggactgcaggcatacacgcagacagactattatatatataataaacaaatatttttttaaaaaaatacccctTTCTTTCTATGTAGACACACTGGTGGACCAAGGATAAATCTGTAATGGGGGAGATAAATTTGCTGTTCCAGAGAACCtagggtcagttcccagcacccacatggcagctcagaaccatctgtaacgatagttccagggatccaatgctgccttctggtctcctcaggcaccaggcatgcaaacgGTGCAGAGACATACCACAAGCCATGAaaacacatgattttttaaaactgtaatagGGGTGAAGATGTAGGTCAGTCGGCAGAGGGCTTTCAAAGACCCTGGATTTTCCCAGCCCTTCATCAGCTAGGATGTGACAGCACACACCTATATTCTCAGCACTGGACACAGGCTACAGCAGCCGAAGTTCAAGATCACCTTTGGCTACATATctaatttgaggccaacctgggctgtgtaagaccctgtctaaatgCTAGTTTGttggttttcagacagggtcttaaaGGCGGCCAGTAGCTGAAGATGAAGCGTggattgctgccaagcctgacggcctgaattcaattcccagaacataCCTGCTGGAAGAAGATAATCGACTCTTGCTAGTACCCTTCAGACCTCCaaatgcctacacacacatgcatgtacgcacacacacacacacaaatacataaatgttaAAACTAAACTTCAAAGGAGCAGGCAAATTCTGGAAGAAAGTTGCAAAGGGGTTAAGAAGaggtagcaacaacaacaacaacaaaaaaactgctctt
This DNA window, taken from Chionomys nivalis chromosome 23, mChiNiv1.1, whole genome shotgun sequence, encodes the following:
- the Klhl25 gene encoding kelch-like protein 25 → MSVSVHETRKSRGSTGSMNISLFHKASHPDCVLAHLNTLRKHRMFTDVTLWAGDRAFPCHRAVLAASSRYFEAMFSHGLRESRDDTVNFQDNLHPEVLELLLDFAYSSRIVINEENAESLLEAGDMLQFHDVRDAAAEFLEKNLSPANCLGMMLLSDAHQCRRLYEFSCRMCLVHFETVRQSEDFNSLSKDTLLDLVSSDELETEDERVVFEAILQWVKHDPEQRKAHLPLLLRSVRLALLPSDCLMEAVSGEALLMGDEHTKLIIDEAFRCKTKILQNDGVVTSPFARPRKAGHTLLILGGQTFMCDKIYQVDHKAKEIIPKADLPSPRKEFSASAIGCKVYVTGGRGSENGVSKDVWVYDTVHEEWSKAAPMLIARFGHGSAELENCLYVVGGHTSLAGIFPASPSVSLKQVEKYDPVANKWTMVAPMRDGVSNAAVVSAKLKLFVFGGTSIHRDMVSKVQCFDPSENRWTIKAECPQPWRYTAAAVLGSQIFIMGGDTEYTAASAYRFDCETNQWTRIGDMTAKRMSCHALASGNKLYVVGGYFGTQRCKTLDCYDPTSDTWNCITTVPYSLIPTAFVSTWKHLPA